The segment CGGCCCTAATAACTAAACTACCAGCTTTCATAAATTGACAAAACAAAtacttaacaaaaaaaattaattggGTTCATGATGTTTGTGATGTGATTTTATACAGTAGAGGAATTGCAAGATTCCATCTAGGCTTTATGGGATTTACATAGAAATTCATACCTTGAGGCCAGGGCAATGGGCAAAGAAGGCCTCTGGGCTCTGAGAATGGTAAAGAGATCCATGTCCAACGCAGCCCCAAGGAGCACGGATTGTGAGGTTTCCACAGTCAAACATGTTTCCAGAGcgatatctgtactttgctgCTTCATTGACAATCTgaacaataaatataatatcaCAGTAAACTTATGTAACAAGGCATAACTTTTCATGTACAGAGACCACCACACTAGTGAAGAATATTTGATCCCAGTCTCAGTTATTTTAATTATGCTCTGTTAATGTTCTTAAAGCAACTAAAACCCATATATTAGTTTTAATAGCTCTGATCACCTTAAGTGTCTGGTATCTTTAACAaactttaaagttgttttttctttttatataggATTACCGCCAAAAAAGTGCCCTGTTTTCCTTTCTAAACTCAGGTGGGTTGTTAATGTTAGTTTTATGTGCCACTAAGGACGGTTTGGACTGAGTCATTTTAAGTGAGAGCACAGACAGAGTGAGGGAGCCCACTCAAGGCCTGTTACCAGATTAAACTGAAGAGCCTTTAAGGAAAAATGGCGCCATTATcacattttctgttttgtgttacCTTGACATAGCACAGATTGTATTTATCTTTGAATCGGTGACAAAACACTACTACACAGTTAAACTATATCTTCAGTGTTTTGCATAGTTACAATATgtgtttagattttattttgtcttaaaacaaatacagtagTTTTAATACTAATTTCCTGCACAGAAACAATACAGTTTAAATCattcacatttaacataaataaacatttgttcCTCCAAAATCTGAACTACTCCTAAATGAACAATATGATAGGTCTGTTCAGGTCTCTTGACATCATATTTACCTTATTTTTCTTCCTTATTTAGGACATCCTTCaattttaaaatgcactgttttagatttttatacTTATCTTACCTGATCAAATGCTGGATAGATGTAATCAgcaaactggatttcagcaatTGCTGTAGCACCAGCTACAGCAACTCCAATACCAAATCCAACAATACCCTGCTCACAGAGGGGTGTATTGAAGACTCGATCTTTACCTAAACATAAAGGAGAGTTAACAAAGCAATCTTGATTTGATGAATGGaccaaaaaaaatacacacttaatacattataatatacggtatgtatttaatgtatgtgtatttatttttatatgtttacagTTTTGCTCAGTTGACATTTCGTTGTATGTACGTGTGTATGTACGTGTGTATgtacaataacattaaaatgtaACCTAATATATTATATGCCAAATGTCCCACTtgaaaaatggaagaaaaactgctatttgaaaatataatgcccaaaaaacaaccaaaagagACATTATAATGACCCTTTCTAAGCTGAAGCCAATAAAGTCTTAGTCTCAAGaagcaaaaacacaagaaaaaaactttTCCACCCTGTAATCAGAAGAAGCCGCCAACTATGGTACAAAACTAAATTTGGACTATGGATGTTATTTTTGCCTTTTGTGAATTTGCCAGAGCTGCCTTGTGTTCTGCTGGGAACTGTGCTTCATAGCTGAAAAAATTATGCCCTTATGTGCCCTGTACTCACAAAGTTCAATTAGCGACTATTTTACCACAGTCTTTTAGAGGAAATGTTCATTTGTATGTGCAGTTCCGgctttacataaataaataaataaatgataaaatttataaatgaataaacgaatgaatgaataaaacgaTTAGATGATTAAGTGATCACAATTTAATGCCCTGCCTCTCAGACTATAAAGCCAACCTCAAAAATGCTGCTGCAGTAAATAATACTCGGGTTTCCTTCTGCGTGTCATCAAAGAGTCAAGCAGTAAGTTCAAGTATGCCTATGCCTCCTTTTCACACAGGGGAAGACTTcatgaacaaaaacaccaaagaaAATATACATGACAAAATGCTGCTGGAACacaactttttacattttctcattCATATGGAGACCACCTCACATTAACCCCTGACTGTGAGCTATAATGGTTGTAATGGCTGAGGTGTGCGCTAGTCCTTTTCTGTGGTGGGACTAAAAGGAAGAAATACAGCTTTGCGCTCGTCACTGTACAAAGGGATGAGATGGAAAATAATGATCCCCTCCAAAGGTCAACACTTCTGACgtcaatgaaaacaaaaaggcAAAGCCAGCTACAGTATGGTGGATTTGAGATGCATCTGTCCACTCTGCCAGCACGTCCACTACGAAATGGTGCTTAAACGTCAAAAGTTGCAGTGCTAGAGTTGGTTGCTTCCAGCCAATATCTTTCTTGAATTGCATCAACACAATGCCACAAGGACATTTCAAAACAGGTGTTAAGTCAGTGGTGTTCGATCAGGGCCAGCAAGGCCTTCGCTGCTGGCCCTAACATTTcagcaaaaaatgtaaaactaattattttattacatcaaTTAAATCAGAatgctgttctttttttttttttttttttagatctaaAAGCCTCAAACATAACATGAATATGAAGGATTACTGTTCTGTGAAACTCTAAACTCCAAAATATCCTATCAGGCTTGGTCATACTGTCTGCAAGCTACTAGCCCTAGCAttaaaactgaccaatcagattgtCCCTTTGGAGTTGATTGAGAGGCAGACACCAGCACTAGTCCATTAGCTTAGTCCCACAGAACCAGCTGTGCGCTCAGCGCTGGGCCTGGCCCTGTTGTGCCATGACTGGAGAGGCCAGCTGTTGGCTCCATAGCACCATATTAGTCTGCCTTTAACTTTGGTGgagtttgaaagaaaaagatgatATACTTTCATTTGGACTTTCTTTTTGGATAAACAATGGGATTACTAGTAGCTAATTTGTGTTTATTACCTAAGTTAGTGGTCCTAAAACATTCAgaagagcatcaaaaacagctGGGATACTAGCAAAGGGCTAACTGACACATGGACCGCACAGAATGATTGAACCACGGATCTATTACAATAACAGAACGAACTCTGATGGATTACACATCGGATGGTGACACAAGTGTACAAGTAAAAGCACTCATCTGGTCAAGACAGCAGCGGTGAGTGAGGTGCTGGTATGATCAAACGGTCTATGTGCAATAACTTGGATTATAgcttaatgagaaaaaaaaattaaaaacatgtccATTATAGTTTGTCCAGTTGTTAACGGTGACGTACATGCTCGTTCTGCCTCGCCATATGCACTCATGTGGTCATATCAATCAGCTGGTGCATTTTGCTGGGCCATTTATGCATTTGGGCAGTCAGTGTATCCAACAAAAGCACTAAATATTGTGGACAATCGGCAGTGCGTGTACTCTACATGCACCAAAGCGGGTTGGCCCAGGCTTAATAGATGAGAGGCTGCATATGTTCTCTTTGGCACCTGTAAGCCTACGGATAGTTGTATCTGTAAATAATAGGCTGCTGATCCAAGTCCAGATGCCACTGTCCGCCACTGGTTTTAGTACATTATTATACGGTCCTTGTTAATATTGTGAGTTTACAAACAAACTGACAACACACGGGTTATTCACAACTAACCGAttaagttttgtttatttactttggAAGTTAAAGACTGAGCGTACTCTTGTTGTAAATCTTATTGCAaattttattgtaaatgtatttggcCATTGTTTTAGTTAAGGATGGAATGTTTGCCTAAAACCCtatgctgccatctagtggttgTTAAGGAAAATCTCTTTCAAGGatgcaaaacatgaaaaatcttGAGTAAACAAACAAGCTAAACTGGCCTACCATATTTGTCTCTCAAGCCCACTGTGCATCGGAAAACTCCACCGAAGGCAACATCTTCACCAAAGATCACTGCAAATgagtaaacacacaacaaaacttGTTTACCATTTTACCCCTTATATTCTTGTATATGATGACCATGTCCAATAAATATTGGACTACATTAACTTTAggcacaaacatttaaataagcAATTTCAAGGAAAACAATCAAGTCATACCTGCTGTTGGATCACTGGCCAGAGTATTGTCCAAGGCACTTGTGACTGATTGAAACAAGTTCATCTTCTGAGTAGGTCCTATACAAAGTACAACAGAATTGTAAAATAAACCATACAGGTTCAGAAATAGCTCGCCAGTGACGTTATCATCTTCGGGATATTTTATATTAATAAATTTCCATCACTGTGGTAATAATTATTTTCACTCTTTATTTTCCTTAGAATACCCTGACATGCAAGTCATTTCTCAAGTCTTTAATCCTCTCCACAAATTCCCTATCGAAATCTTATTCAGACAGTGGTTGTGCTGCATTTTCTGTAGGCTATATTATTCTGACACCTGACAATCATTTCGTCACCACTTCTGAGACGTATTTGTCCCAACAAGCTCAGTTTGTCAGTTTGTCAGCAGGTGCGTTTACATGCAGTACTTGTAACTTTTGGACCGTCATTGCCAGTGTTGATAggttaaaaataacaatatagaTTCCAATCCCTCATATTAGACTGGGATGGTGTCCCGGGGTAAAAgacctctctcctttttctccacACAAATGCCATCTCGTCTCCAAAACGTCCAAGTCCTAAAGACAGAAAGCAATTCTGGAGTCGGAGGAGACTTGACAAGGGGGACGTACCGTGTTAGGCTGAAATAAAGCTCTAACTCTACTGAGTCATCGATCAGCAGCAGCACAGAAGTAACAGCAAGAAGCTGGACACCAAACACCTTGTTactaaattatttatttgaacGTAAGGCTACGAGCTAACATTAATTTTTGGCCAATCTATGGTGAGGTTAAggtacaaaaaacaaattgtttatttaaattatgttaCTTACAGTAAACCATTTATTCAGGCTATTAGAGAAGCAAACTGTTAAAGTGAATTTATGCGTTACCAATCAAGTCCGGGGACAAATGGCATTGTGGCTAAAGCACTAGCTCTGAACTCACCATATTGTGTGGGGACGGGGTCAGGTTGGAAAGTAAAGTGCGCTGCGTGCCTTTTGTGCGTTTTTGTTCGGGATGCACAGCTCGGCAACAATTTCAGCAGACCAGCACCGAGACTCCTCTGAGCGCTGGCGCAGACACCGGAGAAAGACAGTTTCGGGTGTGCACCTCGGACGAAAAACCGTGCAGCCGCCGCCATTATTGTTGTTATAACTGAACAGGAAGGACAAAATGAATCAAGCTGCTTAGATCGTCTATTGAAAAGACGGTGACTTTGTTAATATTATGTCCCACTCAATGTTGTCTATTATACATAAGAACAAATTAAGTGtatgatgaaaatgtgttttataattcCTGTTTTTCTATCAATTACTATTTTagtcatacattttacattagGGGCTCGGTGTAGGAGCCACGCCAAAGTGAAACTCTGTTTACTTAAATCTTTGACAGTTTTGaagagctgtgattggctaaaGAGGAGGGCGTTGTGCCGCAAACACGGAATCTTTATGGATTCAGGGAATCTCACGATTTTACTTTGCCCTTAGAATGTTTGCATTTAATATCGTGTGGCATACCCTGGGGTTCAGAACagtgaacaaaaacaatgaGCTCCTTGTAGGCCTATATAAATCGGTATGAATATTGATTAACTTTTGACAGATACTTTTCAGCCATTTATGGAAATGTTACACATTTAAGAAACAAtactttcagaaaaaaaaaatatatatatatatataagctatACAGATTTTAGAGAACAAGCACAAAGAAGTGGTTTAAAATAGTTCACTAAACGTGGAAAAAAAAAGCCCGTCACATCTCCAGTCAGGTTGAAGACTTTGCACACTCAGCAACATCCAGCTTTCTACCACTGCTGCACATTCGAGCAAGATTCTggaaagcaaagcaaaaaaaaaaaaaaaaaagatcaaacaAAGAACTttcaattattatatttaaaacacataATCTTACATTAGCAGCGCGGACAATGCTGTTTGGGGACTGGAGAGCTGCAAGATCTGTAAGGATTTTCTGGAGATCACGATTGCACGGCCGCTCTAGAAACATGACATATATATTTGACAGTTCTAAAACTTATGTTACAGGTTTTAAATCGGGTTGGTGATTACCCTGCTCAGGTGAAGCTTGTGGCTTTAGTTGAAGGTAAGGATGCTCCAGAAGCTCTGCAATTGAAATTCTCTCTTTGGGTTTCCGTACCAAGCACCTCTGTATTTGAGAGGTCAATATATTTTATGTCATATTCTATATTGTGTGGAAATAAAGATTGTCTCACCTTTAATACGTCGAGTAAGTCCTTCTCGGATATGTCAGGAAAGTCAATCTTATGAGTGGGATCAATGATGGCATGAAGCTTTGCGATTTGATTTGTGATGCTTTGGAATGGGGTCTTTCCATAGGTCATACAGTACAGGATACAACCAAGTGACCACACATCTCCTTTAGGGCTGATCTGTTTTGTATTGGAAAtagtgtaaataataatatttggagaggtcagtagTAAACTTTCTTGAATTAGCATGTGGAGTGTCAATACTTTCTGATTGTgaaattttattcattttacataattGCATTTTTCCAAAACGTCCTAAAATTctgctttaattattttgtgcCTTATCGCCCAGTAgttttagaaacaaaaaaaatgaatttaatcaGATACAGTGTCTGGCTTCACTGTAACAAAACTGCAGGAGAGAAAAAAGTATGAAAACCAtagacttctttatacagtctatggtgaaaACATACTGAAACTACTGTGTTATATTCAATCAGGTACCTTTGAACGGGCCTTTCCTTGGGATGAAGTGTCCTTGATGGCTTCAGGGGGCATATAGTTCAGAGTGCCTACCTGtgatgataaataataaaaataaaatctccacTCATTTGATAATTGATGTCACACATAGAATGtgcatttttaattttacttgtgAGTCTTTCATAATGCTTGTTACATCAGGCTGGATTTTGTTTGCAATTCCAAAGTCAATCAACTTCAGTGAGGCATTCACAATGACAAAATTAGCTGGTTTCAAGTCACTGTGTACAATCCCTGCAAGATCAAGAATAAATGTAGTTCAAATATAATATGTTATGAAAACCTGCAGTTAAAAAAGTAAGTCACCATGTTTGTGAATGGTGTGTACAGCCTCCAGCATATTCTTCCAGTAAAACTTCCTCTCCAGAGGATTAACCGATTTCCGGTTTCGTAACCAGGTGTTTAGATCCAGGTTTCCACATTCCATCAGCATGTAGATGTAGCTGTTGGTTATTTCACTGGTAACAGAAAGGCAATTAGAggaaaaagatataaaaatgtatttagatgATATTCTTACTCACTAATCATAGAGCTTTATAATTTGATCGCTGTACTGCTGCAAATGGTTTAAGTGCtcaatttcatttttgtaaCTTTCCACTGTCTGCGGATCAGCCTCCTCCAAGTCCACATATTTCACAGCAAACAACTGCTTTTTATGATCAAGAACCTGGTAGACCtggtaatgacaaaaaaaaatgttagcATCAACATCACATTGACAGGTGTGCAGAAGgttttatttgcattaattTACCTTGCTAGATCCACCACGGCCAATTATTTTCAGAATGAAGAATTGCTTGCCCTTGATAGTAATGGAGTCATTTGATATTGTTGGAATGGAAGACTAAAAAAGAAATTCACATTAAATAATTATTTATCTATTCATTTATTAcgttgtttaaaaaaagtagGAGAGTAGAGTGGGCATTACTTGTGGAGTTTGGAAAATGACTTGGTTTTGTGGTGTAAATAGCTCATGCATAGGTCGGGCTGTGTTTGTTGACGCTGTGGAGCAAGGCTCTTCGGCACATCTCTTTACAACAGGGGTAATAAAGCTAGCACCAGAAACCAGAGAAAACTGTCAAGTCCACTTGTTAAAAGTTTAGAAGTTTACATGAAAATAACAACATGTACCTGTTAGGGAAAGGATTTCTATAGTTGTCGGGTGTTTGATAGACCATTTGTGGGTTACGTTTGGGTGCAGGCTGAAAGGATGGAGTGGGAAATGAGGCCACAGATTCAGACTGTAGCCTTGGATCAGGAGGAGTCTCTTGTTTAACCTACAaaccaagtaagagtaatgctACAACATTTGTCAAAAGGCCAAACAATTAGCAGCAAAAAGATGCCAATGCATACCTCTGGTGACACCTGGCGAATATGTGGAACTTTCCACTCAGGTGCAGACTCCTTACTGGTACATATAGGCTGTTCTACCTTTTGATTCACTGGGACTTCCTGTGGAAGTGGGAAGTTCTCCCCTGCCAAATTAGGAACTCCATTTTCTTGCTCGTTCTGGCAGTctagtttaattaaaaataccACTAATTATTGTATAAAATGCAAATACATACAACATTGATATACATTTAGATTACATGCAAATGTATTGCCCTCACCCACTGACTGGTCTTCGTTGTTGGGTACCAACTGGTTCTGTCCATCTTTGAGATTCCGTATGGCTAAATCTAAAAGCTCAATTGGTCTGGCATTTAACATCTGAGCTTTGTGAAGAATAGAACTTGCCTTCATAACATTACCTTAAAAAGAAGTTAAAACATGTTCAATTCTTAATTATAGAATAGATATATGTGCAAAAACACTTTCATAGATGAGATTGACTACCTTGGGTAACTTCAAACTGGGCATAAGCTATGTGGACAAAAGCAAATGCTTTGCAGTTTGATCTTGCAACTATGAAATGGTCTTGTGCATCATCTGGGTCTGTAATACTACAAAACAATGTAAGATATTAAActcatttgtattttaaagtgcagaACATTGAGCTGGATTCTTTgtattaaagttttattttcagaaatACTTGCCCTGTGAGTTCTGCATATCGAACCAACATCTTAGCATAGCTTGGATTTTTACTGTATTGTCTTATTGGCATTTTTGCAAATATCTTTGAGTAGCAGTCCTTCAGTTTGATGAGAAAATTACTGTCCATTTGTGGATTTCCCCTCTTCTCTAGATTCTTGAGGTGAGTCCAACATGTCTCAGGAGATTGTTTGTTGACAATCTGGTCGATATTGaatgttaaatctgtcaagAGATAACAGATTTAGCATTACTAAAAGTTGACAGAATACCTTCCATCAGTTGACAGAATACCTTCCATCCGTGAGGTGTCTTTTGTGTTTAGAAGTGCTGTGGTAGAGTCAATTTTGCCCTCCCAGGGTTCTGGACTTAAAGCATGCGTCtgtgaattaaaaaataaaaaggtctaTAAAAGGATATAATATAGTGTTAACCCCCTGTCTGAAATAATTGTCACTGACATATAATTGCCTTGCAAGCCATCCAAGGCACTTCACAATAGGGAAGTTGGTCATTCAAGCTATAAACCAGATAAGACAAGACTGTCTTGAGGTTAAGTATTAAAGAGGTCTGAGAGGTGCTGAGAAGCTTGGGGGTGAAAGGCACTCTTAACATATGACGAGGAGAATTTCATACAGGATCTAGCACTGGATTTATACTGCCTGCAAGGCGGGTCTGGTACGTACTTTGAGTGGGTTACTTGCAGATTGCCTGCTAAACCAACTATGACAAGTGCAGTGTGTATTTGATCAAAGCAACATGGTTTCACATGGTTCCACACATATAATGACCTGAAAACCACACCAGACCATGTTCGGTGTCAAGTAAAAATTAACATCTTGTAGATTCTTTCCACAGCCCCATGGCTCATCTCGACCACACTCAGCTGAGGGCAGTGTGACAAGGTGCattgattttaatgattttgcCAAATCTCACAGGACCCATGTGAGTCCCAAACTACACCGCACTTGCAGTCTGTGTACACCAGGTGTAGAagaaaaaatactgtaatagaCTTTAATGGTGATAGAGCTTACTTGGACAATGACCGGGTCCCTGTCTGCCAGATTTTTCTTAGCAGAACACAATTTGGACATGCTGGTAACACTGGAAGCAGACAGATacctaaaacaaaataaagtcagTGGTGTTTGATAAGGTCACACTTGTGGCAGCCAATCAAAGGTGGATTATGATACATGCATTTTAAGTTCACAGACGTACCCAGACATACTTGGGGCACTAACTGAAGATTTTCCATTAATGCAGTTGTCATCATTTTCAGGAATAGAAAAGGGAACAACAGGAACTCTCCCTGGCtggaagtaaaatatattttaacacaCCAACAGATAACCAcaagtattttgtttgtttgtttgtttgaaagtTGCACTTACCAAGCCAACAGGTCTCTTGTGTCGAGTTGCAGACCTCCAAACAGGTAGTTGATCATCTGATCCACTGCATGTTTCAGATCTGAAGAGTgaatgtttgtaaaaaaaataaataaataataataataataaaaaaaaacaacattatgttTTAAACAGATGATTTTCTAATTTAGTCCTACCTTGAACCAAAATTACTGGACATTTTTAAGTCTCCTGTACCATCTGATATTCTGCTTATTTTACTGAACTCTGTTACTTTCTTGACAGAGTCACTGACATTATTGTTTGATGATGCTAGAAAAAGACCAGTAGTATGCAATGAGATAAGTAAACAAAAACCCACAATATTACAAtctgttaaaaatataaaaataaaaatactaacatGGCAAATTCTCTTTATCTTCCAAATCTGATTGCTGCAATTTCCCACATTGTATCTTCTGCAATTCATCCTCCAGCAGCTCCTTTGGTTTAGCACCAACTTCAATAGCACTTTGAAGAATATAAACAGCCCTCTTTGTGTTTTCTAGTAACAAAGTAATTGTCACTTAAACAATGCACAAAGCACAGACAAAATACATctaacaaaacatgaacatttaccTTGAGAAACCTCAAATTTTGCATAAGCAATATGGACAAATGCAAAGCTCTGACTGTGAGATCTTGCCAACTTAAAATTAGCCTCTGCCTCATTGACATCCTGAATtcttagaaaaacaaaaacaaaacaaaaagacagattaaaaaaaacaatacttgCACTAAACTTGCATCTTACTAAACATAAATACTTACACTTTAAGCTCTGCAAATCTGACCAGCATCTTGGCATAGCTTTCATTTTGACTGTGTTTTCCAAGTGGCAGATTAGAAAATACTCTTGTATAAAAGTCTAGAAGTCTAGTGAGATGGCTATGATCAACATGAGGATCTCCTTTCTTTTCCAATTCCATCAAATACGAGAGGCATGATTCAGGCGAATTTGACCTAATGACCTGGTTGTCAGTGTcatctgcaaaataaaaaatatttaatcaaCACAATGGATACGCATTATTTTTACTGACCACTGTAGCAATACATACCATCATGAAGACACTTCTTAATTTTGTTAAGCTTTTGATAAAGCATGGCAAGTTGTTGTTTCCTGTCTGTGTgttcctcttcctccatcttaaatataaataaataaataaatatacagacacacacacagacagacccccccccccccacacacacacacacacagacagacagacacctcccccacacacccacccacagacacccccaccacacacacacacacagacagaccccccccccccccccccccccccacacccacccacactgGGTAGGATATGACCTATTCTATCCTTAttctttgtgtttttcacaGGTTTATACTTAGAGTATGGTGGCACAAGCGATCCATAtttaatcattatatttaataaaatgtattgacAACAAATGCCACCACTGCCTCTGCTGGTCAGAAGCGATTaaacaacaattaaaaaaacaatcaaaattaATTGTTAAAtcaatttgttttttcattgtataTAAATTACATTGTAATACATGGAAATTTGGAGAGAGCCCTTTATTATAATGGCTTAttagtttatagttttactGTCAGATCTATCACAGTTAGCGAGCTAGCGTTATTCGGTGGCCTGCCCTGTAAATTTCTGCTCCACCTTTATCAGGTATGAGGTTTTATGGCTGTAGCCTTTCGCTTTAATTCCATCTTTGCAAAAAATGTTATACAATATAATCAAAATGTGTCCTACCTCTTTGATTTTATGTGATCCCTTTCCTCTTTTTGCGTTGAAAAAGCTTGCGTTCAACTGGCAGAGACAGTTTTCAAATATCCCACTTCCGCTTAAGACGCGCGCTGATTGGATGGCAGTGAGGAACGTCCTCTGCATTACgtcactttatttttatttcacacagcAACTCTTGTTGTAATCGTTGACGTCTTTTTAAGGTCTAATTTAAGGTCTAATTGTCTTTTTAAGGTCTAATTGTTATTGATGTATTGATTGTTTGTAAGAATGACTcgtttaatatatatatatatatatatatatatatatatatatatatatatatatgtatttattttatttatttattttttttgtgctcGTGTCCCAGAAATGTTGGTTTGATGAAATCTTTCTTGAAGATATTGCGTGGTTTGGGAATAAGGAAATAAGGAAACCCATTAACATTGAATGCCCATGTAATAATTATGTCTGGCTAAAATATCAAACACATTTGTCTCTGACAGGAAGTGAAGGCAGCGGAGCTAATGCACTTCCCTGTTCCTGCTCCCCCTCAATGATGGCAGCCACGGGAGAGAGATGAGCGACGACACTATTTCCAAACCATTGTCAGTAAGCGGTGCTGGTTTATGCCAAATTATAGTCTTTTCTAACAtttctgatttattttctaTCTACGGATACCTTCAAAAACTGTAGAAAATGATTCTTTCTGGACAAAGCTAGCAAACAGCGGTTAGCGTCAAGCTCAAATGAATTTGAGTACCCTGCTGCACGATAAAGCAGCTGCTCTGCTTACGGTGTAACATCTCATAAGGTAAAACAGATATACAATTATATTGTGTATAGTTTCgcctgaaggaaaaaaaaacaaaaacatatcaactgaatttgattaaaatgcgtgtgtgcgtgtgtttgtaaCTATAAAGCGAGTGTATAGCAATGTATTATGATAGAGGCTATATACAATATTTTTGTCTGAATATTTCCTTAATTTTTGTGACATCTCTCCGCCTTTAGCTTACTTTGCCATGGCCATCACTCAATTCCGCCTTTTCAAGATTTGCACATGGCTAGCAAGCTTGTTTTCATTCTTTAAAAAGCTAATATGCAGGTAAACACACATTCTTAATGAAACAATTTGTCTCACTCCATTCTGTTGTAATTACTCAGTATTACAAGCTTAATTTGTTAATATTACCTGCAGGAGTGGAAGGGGTCGCAAGCTTAGTGGTGATCAGGTAACTCTCCCAACAACAGTGGATTACTCATCAACGGTACCAAAGCAGGTTGGTATAAAAATTCATGTCATTTATATCCAGGTTGAATTGTGTTTAACACTATGACTTTCTGTATTATTTAAGTGTTGGTTGATGAGATATGGCAGCCTTGATAATGGACATAACATTTACAATCACCATGATATTAAGCTGGCAATCtattattgttgttaaaagtataTCACTGCTTTGGGACATGAAGGTTTTCTTCATACATTAGCAGTTGTTTTCTGTGCTGTAGTCTGCACAGCCTGAGATAGAGGAATGGAGTTCCTGGGATGAAGATGCTCCTACCAGTA is part of the Periophthalmus magnuspinnatus isolate fPerMag1 chromosome 16, fPerMag1.2.pri, whole genome shotgun sequence genome and harbors:
- the bckdhb gene encoding 2-oxoisovalerate dehydrogenase subunit beta, mitochondrial; translation: MAAAARFFVRGAHPKLSFSGVCASAQRSLGAGLLKLLPSCASRTKTHKRHAAHFTFQPDPVPTQYGPTQKMNLFQSVTSALDNTLASDPTAVIFGEDVAFGGVFRCTVGLRDKYGKDRVFNTPLCEQGIVGFGIGVAVAGATAIAEIQFADYIYPAFDQIVNEAAKYRYRSGNMFDCGNLTIRAPWGCVGHGSLYHSQSPEAFFAHCPGLKIVIPRGPVQAKGLLLSCISDKNPCIFFEPKILYRAAVEQVPVDAYTIPLSQAEVLQEGSDVTLVAWGTQIHVMKEVANMAQEKLGVSCEVIDLQTILPWDIDTVCKSVAKTGRLLISHEAPVTGGFAAEISSTVQEECFLNLEAPISRVCGYDTPFPHIFEPFYIPDKWKCLEAIKKMINY
- the ttk gene encoding dual specificity protein kinase Ttk, which translates into the protein MEEEEHTDRKQQLAMLYQKLNKIKKCLHDDDTDNQVIRSNSPESCLSYLMELEKKGDPHVDHSHLTRLLDFYTRVFSNLPLGKHSQNESYAKMLVRFAELKVIQDVNEAEANFKLARSHSQSFAFVHIAYAKFEVSQENTKRAVYILQSAIEVGAKPKELLEDELQKIQCGKLQQSDLEDKENLPSSSNNNVSDSVKKVTEFSKISRISDGTGDLKMSSNFGSRSETCSGSDDQLPVWRSATRHKRPVGLPGRVPVVPFSIPENDDNCINGKSSVSAPSMSGYLSASSVTSMSKLCSAKKNLADRDPVIVQTHALSPEPWEGKIDSTTALLNTKDTSRMEDLTFNIDQIVNKQSPETCWTHLKNLEKRGNPQMDSNFLIKLKDCYSKIFAKMPIRQYSKNPSYAKMLVRYAELTGITDPDDAQDHFIVARSNCKAFAFVHIAYAQFEVTQGNVMKASSILHKAQMLNARPIELLDLAIRNLKDGQNQLVPNNEDQSVDCQNEQENGVPNLAGENFPLPQEVPVNQKVEQPICTSKESAPEWKVPHIRQVSPEVKQETPPDPRLQSESVASFPTPSFQPAPKRNPQMVYQTPDNYRNPFPNSFITPVVKRCAEEPCSTASTNTARPMHELFTPQNQVIFQTPQSSIPTISNDSITIKGKQFFILKIIGRGGSSKVYQVLDHKKQLFAVKYVDLEEADPQTVESYKNEIEHLNHLQQYSDQIIKLYDYEITNSYIYMLMECGNLDLNTWLRNRKSVNPLERKFYWKNMLEAVHTIHKHGIVHSDLKPANFVIVNASLKLIDFGIANKIQPDVTSIMKDSQVGTLNYMPPEAIKDTSSQGKARSKISPKGDVWSLGCILYCMTYGKTPFQSITNQIAKLHAIIDPTHKIDFPDISEKDLLDVLKRCLVRKPKERISIAELLEHPYLQLKPQASPEQERPCNRDLQKILTDLAALQSPNSIVRAANNLARMCSSGRKLDVAECAKSST